In Ostrea edulis chromosome 4, xbOstEdul1.1, whole genome shotgun sequence, a single window of DNA contains:
- the LOC125668366 gene encoding nucleolar RNA helicase 2-like, protein MVKVKIEDTVEEPVPKVKKGKEKISKEKTKKEKKVSKAGDKKKQSEKELSENGHEELATEKEEKKKSKKDRKSTDRTEESSTKSKDKKKKSKKDEKAAINGHSVNSDVKTEAVDSENDGNTVNSGTNVTAPDKENVIKSEKTEEEILGDFSNFRISDSTVEKLKKRSINYLFPIQYKTFNHVYNGEDVIGQARTGTGKTLSFALPLVEVLQKNKTQRIPHCPKVIAMVPTRELAKQVSDVFESISDRLNVACFYGGTPYEKQMRAIRSGIDVLVGTPGRIKDHIEKGNLDFRGVRHVVLDEVDRMLDMGFADDVETIISSAYKTENGENPQTLLFSATLPSWVHETARKYMREDNLAKISLVNSQENRTSTTVQHLAIRSSFWDRPAVIGDVLQVYSGRNGRAIIFNETKREADDLSCSEYIKQDAHVLHGDIPQEKRETVLKGFRDGKFNVLLTTDVAARGLDIPEVDLVIQCNPPEDVDSYIHRAGRTGRAGKNGVCICFYKPEEEMKLGNVEYRAKIKFRRVAGPTKQDIIRASVDDAVRSIEGVASETLDYFRSSAQELITDRGAEDALAAALALISGSTKITSRSMLSSKEGFTTFYLRTNNEIQRNNYIYRALERCLPKDLVEKLRWLTLCKDRMGAVFDFPSDCEAQVLDYWTDGKYDTLCKATELPDLQERERPFSSGSRGGRGRGGGGRGFGGGRGRGGGRGFSDRTFGGSNRGGFNGRGGFKRFADRSGDFPQNKRIRF, encoded by the exons atggTCAAAGTAAAGATAGAGGACACAGTCGAGGAACCAGTTCCAAAAGTTAAAAAG GGcaaagaaaaaatttcaaaggagAAAActaagaaagaaaagaaagtgTCAAAG GCTGGAGATAAAAAGAAACAATCTGAAAAAGAATTATCAGAAAATGGGCACGAAGAGTTAGCCACAGAGAAGGAAGAGAAAAAGAAATCTAAAAAAGACCGAAAATCGACAGACAGGACAGAAGAGAGTTCAACCAAAAGCAAAGATAAAAAGAAGAAATCGAAGAAGGATGAAAAAGCAGCCATAAATGGGCACAGTGTAAATTCAGATGTTAAGACTGAAGCAGTGGATTCTGAGAATGATGGTAACACTGTGAATAGTGGTACTAATGTAACAGCTCCGGACAAGGAGAATGTCATCAAATCGGAGAAAACGGAGGAAGAGATCCTAGGGGATTTCTCAAACTTCAGAATCTCAGATTCCACAGTGGAAAAGCTCAAAA AAAGAAGTATAAATTATCTGTTTCCTATACAGTACAAGACGTTTAATCATGTGTACAATGGGGAGGATGTCATTGGTCAAGCCC GTACTGGAACAGGAAAGACA CTTTCCTTTGCATTACCTCTTGTGGAAGTTTTACAGAAGAACAAAACACAGAGAATACCTCATTGTCCAAAG GTTATTGCCATGGTACCAACCAGAGAACTTGCTAAACAGGTGTCAGATGTGTTTGAGTCAATCAGCGACCGACTGAACGTGGCCTGTTTCTATGGTGGAACTCCGTATGAGAAGCAGA TGAGAGCCATCAGATCAGGGATTGATGTCCTGGTGGGGACACCTGGCCGAATCAAAGACCACATAGAGAAGGGCAACCTGGACTTCCGTGGTGTGCGGCATGTTGTTCTGGATGAGGTGGACAGAATGTTGGACATGGGGTTTGCAGATGATGTTGAGACCATTATATCTTCTGCTTATAAAACTG AGAATGGAGAGAACCCTCAGACTCTGTTATTTTCAGCAACTCTTCCCTCCTGGGTTCATGAAACAGCCAGAAAGTACATGAGAGAGGACAACCTGGCGAAAATCTCTCTTGTTAACAGCCAGGAAAATCGAACTTCCACGACGGTGCAG CATTTGGCAATTCGCAGCAGTTTCTGGGACCGTCCAGCAGTGATTGGAGACGTCCTTCAAGTGTACAGTGGTAGGAATGGCCGTGCCATTATATTCAATGAGACCAAGAGGGAGGCAGACGACCTGTCATGCAGTGAATACATCAAACAGGACGCACACGTACTGCACGGCGACATTCCACAGGAGAAGAGAGAGACCGTTCTGAAG GGTTTCCGAGACGGGAAGTTTAATGTCCTTTTGACCACAGATGTAGCTGCCCGAGGACTGGACATTCCCGAGGTGGATTTGGTTATCCAGTGTAATCCTCCGGAAGACGTGGACTCCTACATCCATCGTGCCGGACGAACGGGTCGTGCTGGGAAAAATGGAGTCTGCATCTGCTTCTATAAACCTGAAGAAGAAATGAAACTGGGGAATGTGGAGTACAGAGCT AAAATCAAGTTCCGACGGGTTGCTGGACCCACGAAGCAGGATATTATTCGGGCATCCGTAGACGATGCAGTGAG ATCTATAGAAGGGGTAGCATCAGAGACACTGGACTATTTTCGTTCATCAGCGCAGGAGTTAATAACAGACCGAGGTGCAGAGGATGCTTTGGCTGCTGCTCTTGCCTTGATATCGGGCTCAACTAAAATTACATCGCGCTCTATGTTGTCATCCAAAGAG ggattcacgacattttacctGAGAACGAATAATGAAATTCAGCGGAACAACTACATATACCGTGCATTAGAAAGATGTCTGCCAAAAGACCTGGTGGAAAAACTTCGATGGCTCACTTTATGCAAAGATAGGATG GGAGCCGTGTTTGACTTTCCTTCTGACTGTGAAGCTCAAGTCTTGGATTATTGGACAGATGGGAAATACGACACCTTGTGCAAGGCCACTGAACTCCCAGATctgcaagagagagagagaccgtTTTCCTCGGGGAGTCGTGGAGGGAGGGGGAGAGGAGGAGGCGGTAGAGGCTTCGGCGGGGGTCGGGGAAGGGGAGGGGGTAGAGGATTTTCAGACAGGACATTTGGAGGCTCAAACAGGGGAGGGTTTAATGGGAGAGGGGGATTTAAAAGATTTGCCGACAGGAGTGGGGACTTTCCACAAAACAAAAGGATTCGATTTTGA